From the Thermus brockianus genome, the window AGGCGGCCTTGGGGCTTGAGGAGGGCGAGGCTTTCCTCTATGGCCTTGCCCCGCACCTCCAAGACCAGGTCCACCCCGCCCAAGGCCCTCACCCTTTCCGGCAGTTCCTCGTAGGTGGCCGCCACCTCCGCCCCCAAGGAAAGGGGTAGGGCGAGCTTTTCCCGCCTCGAGGCCGCCGCCACCACCCTTAGGCCTAAGGCCCTCGCCACCTGCACCGCCGCCGTGCCCAAGGCCCCCGCTGCCGCCTGCACCAGCACCCTTTCCCCGGGCTTCGCCCCCGCCCGCCTTAGGGCCAGGTAGGCGGTGAGGAAGGAAACGGGGTAGGCCGCCGCCTCTTCCGGGGAAAGCCCCTCGGGCACGGGCAAGAGGGCCGCTTCCGGCACCGCCACCCGCTCCGCCAGGCCGCCCTGGCCCACCAAGGCAGCGTAGCGCCCATTCCCCGCCCGCCCCACCACCTCCATCCCCGGGATGAAGGGCGGGTGGAGCCGGGTGAGGTAGGCCCCAAGCCGCAAGAGGTGGTCGGCGAAGTTCAGGCCCACCGCCTCCACCTCGAGGAGGACTTCCCCGGGCCCGGGCTTGGGTTCTTCCACCTCCTTGAGGACCAAAGGGGCCCCTAGCTTCTCTTGTACCCAGGCTTGCATGGACGAAGTTTAGCCCATTTTGGTAGTTTGGGGTTCGTGACGGAGAAGAACCTCGCCCGCTTCTACCAAATCGCCCAGGAGATCTGGAGCCAGCTCCCTTCCCAAGCCCGTTTCCGCCCCTTGGAGGACGGAAAGGTCCTCTCCCGGTATGCCCCTTTGATGGAGGGCTTTACCGAGGAGGTGGTTCAGGGGTTTTACGATACGCTTTTTGGCCATTCCGCCACCCGGAGGATCTTCCGCGAAGGGGAGAGGCCCGCCCGGGAGAAGACCCTAAGGGACTGGTACCTGCGCACCCTAAGGGGTCCCTTTAATGGCCAGTACTTCGCCTGGCAGGCCTTGGTGGGCCTTGTCCACGTGCGCCGGGGGGTGACCAATGCCATGATGGCCGCCATGTGGAACTGGCTCACCGAGGAGGTGGCCCGAAGGGCCCGGGCGGCCCTTCCCCCGGAGGAGGCGAGGGCGCTGGAGGACGCCTGGCGGCGCCTGGCCTTCACCGTCATGGCCCTCATCGCCGAGGAGTACCTGGAGGCTTACTTGGAGGCCCTGGCCCTTGCCAAAGGCGAAGACCCCCGGGCCTTCCTCGAGGAAGCCCAGGAGGCTGCCGCCAGGCTCTTGGAAAAGCTCAAGCCCGCCTAGCCCTTTACCGACCCGGCCAGGAGCCCCCGCAGGAAGTAGCGGCCCAGGAAGATGTAGACCAAAAGGGTGGGCAGGGCGGCCAGGATAGCGCCGGCCATGGGCAGGTTCCACTTCACCGCCTCGCCTCCGGCGAGCTGGGCCAGGGCCACGGTGATGGGCTGGCTTTCGGGCCGGGTCAAGGTCACGGCGAAAAGGAACTCGTTCCAGATCTGAGTAAACTGCCAGATGGCCACCACCACGAACGCGGGGGCGGATAGGGGCAGGATCACGTGGCGGAACACGCCGAAGAAGCCCGCCCCGTCAATGCGGGCGGCCTCCACCAGCTCGTCGGGGATTTCGCTGTAGTAGTTCTTGAAGATCAGGGTAACGATGGGGATGCCGTAGACCACGTGCACCAGGATGAGGCCGAGAAGGGTGCCGTAGAGCCCGATGGCCTTCACGAACTGGAAAAGGGGGATGAGGACGCTCTGGTAGGGGATGAACATGCCGAAAAGCATGAGGGCGAAGAGGAGGTTGGCGCCGGGGAAGGGCCACTTGGCCAGGACGTAGCCGTTTAAGGCCCCCACCATGGCGGAAAGCAGGGTGGCGGAGATGGCCAGGACCAGGGAGTTTTGGAACTTGGGCCGGAAGGCCTCCCAAGCGATCCGGAAGCTTTCCCAGTAAATGGGGTCAGGCCAGTACCAGACGGTGTCCAGGGTGATCTTGGCGGGTTCCTTGAGCGCCGTGAGGATCACCAGGTAGACGGGCAGGAGGAAAAACGCCGTCATGAGGAGGAGGAAGGCGTAGAGGAGGGCCCGGCCCATCAGCGCCGCACCTCCTTCCTAAGCTGGCTCGCCAGGTAAGGGATGACCACGAGGGCCACGAGGAGGAGGAGCAGGATGCCGATGGCCGCCCCTTTGGCGAACTGGTTGCCCCGGAAGGCCAAAAGGTACATGTAAATGGCGGGCACGTCCGTGGGCGCGTAGTCCAGGCCGGCCATGGCGAAGATGAGGTCAAAGATCTTCAGGGCGATGTGGCCCAGGACGATCATGGCCGAAAGGGTGATGGGAGCGAGGAGGGGGAGGATGACGTACCGGTAGGTCTGCCAGGGGCTAGCCCCGTCCACCTTGGCGGCTTCCAGGACCTCCACGGGGATGCCCCGAAGCCCTGCCAGGTAAAGGGCCATGGTGTACCCCGACATCTGCCACACCGCCGCCAGGATCACCCCCACCAGGGCCAGGCTGAAGCCGTGGGGCTCGGGGTAGGGGAGGAGGTGCACCCTTGGTCCAAAGGCGAAGGCCCAAAGGAGGAGCACCCCGCCCGAAAGGAGGGCAAAAAGGCGCCGCTTCCTTTCCCCTTCCCGGTGGGCCCGGTAGGCCACGTAAAGGAAGACGAGCCCCACCACGAGGGCGGTGTAAAAGGGGAGCTGGTTCCAGTCAAAGACCAGGACCTGCTCCCGGGTGGTCAGCCAGGGAAAGGACAAGGGGGGTAGGCCAAAGAGGGTGGGCAGGACGTTCACCCCGCCTTGGGGTTGGAGAAGCCAGCGCCAGATGGTCCCCGTGACCACGAAGGAGAGGGCCATGGGGAAGAGGAAGACGGTACGGAAAAAGCCTTCCCCCTTGGGGCTTTGGTCCAAAGCCACCGCTAGGAGAAGGCCGAGGCCCAGGCTTCCCGCCATGAAGAAGAAGGTGAAGAAGATCAGGTTCACCGCGCTTTGGCGGAAGCGCACGTCCACGAACCCCGTGAAGAGCTCGCGGTAGTTGGCGAGGCCCACAAAGTGGAGCTCGGGCCTTTGGGCCAAGGCTTGGGCGGGGTTCTTGCCCCAGTCGGTGAGGGAAACGTAAAGGTTCTGCCCGATGAAGCCGTAGACGAAGATGCCCACCGCCACCAGGGAGGGGAGGAGGACCAAGAAGGCTGTGATGCGGTCGCGCATGTTTCCTCGGGGAAAACCCCGTGGGGGCTTAAACCCCCACGGGGGAAAGGGCCTTTAGCGGCCCAGGCCCACCTGGTCGGCGATGGCCTGGGCGGCGTTGGCCGCTGCCTGCGGGCTCTTGGTCTGGAGGAAGATCTCCATCACCGTGCCGAACTGGCTCATGAAGCTCTCCGGCGCCACGGCCCCGTGGACCAGGGAGCCCACGATGCGGTTGGACTTCCAGTCCCGCATGGCCGCCTGGCCGTAGGCGTTGTACTTGGCGGGGTCGGAGTCCAGGCGGGCGGCGATGGAGCCCTTGAGGGGGTTGAAGGTGTCCTGCCCCTCCTTGGAGCCCACCAGCCTAAGCCAGTTGAGGGCGTTTTGGCGGTTCTTGGCCCCCTTGGGCAGGCCGAAGGAGTCGGAAAGCATCATGAAGATCCCTTGGGTGCCCGGGGAGGGTGCCCAGGCGAAGTCCGTGCCGGGGCGAAGCTTCAGGGTAGTGGCCATGTAGCCCGCGGCCCAGTCGCCCATGATGTTGAAGGCGGCCTGGCCCTGGACCACCCGGTCCACCGCCTGCTGCCAGGAAAGCCCGGCAGCGTCCCTGTTGGCGCAGTCCAGCACCTTGCCGAAGGTTTCCCAGACCGCCACCGCCTTGGGGTCTGTGAACTTCAGCTTGCCGTTCCAGAGGTTGTTCCAGCCCTCCGCCCCCAGCATGGCCAGGGCCACGCTCTCCCACAGGTGCTGCTGCGTCCAGTTCTCGCCCAGGGCCAAGGGGGCCTGGAGGCCTTTGCGCTTAAGGGTTTCGCAGGTGGCGAGGAACTCGGCCCAGGTCCTAGGCGGGTTCACCCCCCACTCCCTGAGCTTCGCCGGGATGTACCACATGACGTTGGAGCGGTGGATGTTCACCGGCACGCTCCAGATGCCCCCCTTGTAGGAGATGAGGTCAATGAGGCCCTTGGGGAAAGCCTGGAGCCAGCCCTCCTGGCGGAAGAGGGAGGTCAGGTCTTCCATGCGGTTGGCCACCACCCAGGTGCCGATGAGCTCCATGCCGGCGTGGACCTGGAAGGTGTCCGGGGGGTCGCCCCCAAGCATCCGGGTCTTCAGGACCGCTTTGGCGTTGACCCCGGCCCCCCCGGTGACCGTGGCGTTGATGACCTCCACGCCCGGGTACTTCTGCTTGTAGAGCCGGATGAGGGCCTCGAGGGCCGGCCCCTCGTCCCCCGCCCACCAGGAGAAGATCTCCAGCTTGCCCGTCTGGGCCAGGGCGCTAAGCCCCAAGGCCATGCCGAGTACCCAAAGCCACTTCCTCATACCTACCTCCATTGCGACGTGGGCTTTCCGCCCACAGGCCGCCTAGCTCAAAGAAGCGCGCCAAGAAGAGGCTCGCCCCACCCACCGCCGCCGCCAGGTGCCCGTAGGAGGAGGGCTGGACCGGTAGGGCGCGGTGGGTTTCCAAAAAAGCGTGCTCCGCCAGGGCGCGGCGCAAGGGGGCTTCCAGGAAAGGGAATAGCTCCGCCGCCTTCCCCCCCACCACCACCCGAGCGGGGTCGTAGGCCACGGCCAGGTTGGCCAAGAACTTCCCTAGGTGTTCGCCCAGGTGGGCTAAGGCGGCTTGGGCCGAGGGGTTTCCCGCTTGGGCCTTGGCCAAGAGGGCCTCGAGGCCCTCCGCCTCGCCCCCAAGGGCCCGGTGGTGGCGCAAGAGGGCTCCGAGGCCGAGCTCGGTTTCCAAACACCCCTTGCGCCCGCAGGCGCAAGGGCGTTCCTCGGGGCCGAGCCAGTGGCCCACCTCCCCCGCAGCCCCGTTTGTGCCCCTCAGGAGGCGGCCTTCCGAAACCACCCCCACGCCGAGGCCGGTGCTTAGCACCAGGTAGGCCAGGTTCTCTTCCCCGTGGAAGAAGACCTCGGAGAGGGCCGAGGCTTTGGCGTCGTTCTCCGCCAGGGCGGGTAGGGGGAAGGAGGCCAGGTAGGGGTTCAGGTCCAGATCCCGCCAGCCCAGGTTAGGGGCGTAGAGGAGCTTGTTCCCCACCACCACCCCGGGCAGGGTGAAGCCGAGGCCCAAGGCCCCATGGGCCTGGGGCAGGGCTTCCTGGAGGAGCCGGGCAAAGCGCTCTTCCGGCCCCGCCTCCTTGGGGTGGGCCCACTCCCTGGCCCAAAGGACCTCTCCCCGCCAGTCCAAGGCGAGGAGTACCGTCCCCTCCACCCCAATTTCGGCGCCTAGGGCGAAGCGGGCCCCTGGACGGAGGTGCAGGAGGGTGCCCGGACGGCCCAAGGGAGGTGAGGTGAGCGTCCCCTCTTCCAAGAGCCCTTCCTTAAGGAGTTCGTCCACAAGCCGGCTCACGGCGCTTTTGGCCAGGCCCGTGAGCCGGGAGAGGTCAGCCCGGGTAAGGGGGCCCCGCCTCAGGTGGGCCAGGATGGCCCGGCGGTTGAGCCTGCGGATTTCCTGCGCATCCCCCTTACGCACCCTTGCCTCCTTTAGTTCGTTCTCGGGACTAAGTAAACCATCCTCCCCGTCCTCTGTCAAGCCCTTGTCAATCCGGCCCAAGCGCCTTAGCCTAAGGGCAAGGCCCGCTAGGGCCTCAAAGCCAGGTCCGTTGCCCTGGTGCCTGGGCGCGTAGTCCAGGCTTAAAGTGGGGAAGTCCGGTGCAAGTCCGGCGCTGTCCCGCAACGGTAACCGGCCAAGCTACGCGGTTCGCTTCGCAGGCCGGAAGCCCGAATACCTGCCAGGGCCGCCCGCCTTGCCCCAAGGCGGGCACCTCACGCGGATGGGGGAGCGTTGGGGGCTTGCTTGGCTTTTCCCGCCCCTGCCGCTTCAGGCAGGGGCGTTGCCCTACCTCCCCCGGGCCCGGTGCCCCTGGCCCTAGCGGCCTTAAGGGAGGTAGGCATGAAGAAGCTTGCGGCGTTTTTGTCGGTTCTGTTGGCCTTAGCCTTCGCCTTTCCCCTCACCCTCACGGACGACCTGGGGCGCCAGGTCACGCTCAAAGCCGCGCCCAAGCGCATCGTTTCCATGCTGCCCTCGGTGACGGAGACGGTGTGCGCCCTCGGGGCCTGCGACCGCCTGGTGGCCACGGACGACTACTCCGACTGGCCGGAGGGCGTGAAGCGGCTGCCCAAGGCGGGGGGGCTTTACAACCCGAACCCCGAGCTCATCGTCTCCCTGAAGCCGGACCTGGTCCTGGCTTCCCGCTACGGTAGGCTTTACGAAACCCTGGAACGGGCGGGGCTTACCGTGTTCGTGGTGCGCACGGAAACCTACGAGGACATCTTCAAGACCGTGCGCACCCTGGCCCAGCTCCTAGGGCTTCCCGCCCAGGGGGAGAGGTTGGTGGCCCAGATCCAGCGGGAGGTCTACGGGGAGGAGGCCCGGGCGGCCAAGGCCAAGGCCCGGCCTCGGGTCTATTACGAGATTGACCCTACCCCCTACACCGTGGGCCCGGAAAGCTTCATCGGGGTCCTCATCCAGAAGGCCCGGGGGGTGAACATCGTCCCCAAGGAGCTCGGGCTTTTCCCCAAGATCGCTCCCGAGTTCGTGGTGGAGAAAAACCCCGAGGTCATCGTGGCCACCTACCCGGGTGCCCGAGAAACTATCCAAAGCCGGCCCGGCTGGAGCCGGGTGAGGGCGGTGCAGGCGGGAAGGATTTGCGTCTTTACCGGCGGCGAGGATAACCTCCTTTCCCGCCCCGGCCCCCGCGTGGCCCAGGGCCTGCGGCTCCTCGTGGACTGCTTCCACGGGCGTTAGGCCATGACCCTTTCCCTGCCCCTGGCCCTCCGGCGGAGCCTGGTCTTCGCCTGGCTCCTCGGCCTCTTGGCCTTGGCCTTGGTGCTAGGGCTCGCCCTGGGGGCGGTGGTGGTGCCCCCAGGGGAGGTGGTGCGCGCCCTTTTGGGCCTCGAGGCTAACCCCATCGTCACCGAGCTCCGCCTCCCCCGGGTCCTCGGGGGGATGCTGGTGGGGGCGGCCTTGGGGGTGGCGGGGGCCGCCTTCCAGGGGCTATTCCGCAACCCCTTGGCCGACCCTTACCTGATGGGGGCGGCCTCGGGAGCGGCCTTTGGCGTGACCCTCTTGGCCGTCCTCCTTGGGGGGCTTTCCCCCGCCTTCGCCCAGCACGCCGTCTTCCAGGGCCTTCCCCTCTCCGCTACCCTTTTCGGCTTCCTGGGGGCCGTCTTCGCCACCCTCCTCACCCTGGTCCTGGCCGGCGGGGTGGCGCGGACCGGGGAGCTGGTCTTGGCGGGGGTGGTGGTGGGGAGCGTCCTCACGGGGCTCACCACCTACCTCATGCTCCAGGACGCCGACCGGGTGCGGGCGGTCTTCGCCTATACCCTGGGGAACCTGGCCTTTTTGGGGTGGCCCTCGGTGAAGGCGCTAACCCTCTTCCTTCTCCTCGCCCTGCCGCCCCTTCTCCTCCTGGGCCGGGTGCTGAACGCCCTGCAACTCGGGGAGGAGGTGGCGCAGAGCTTGGGGCTTCCCCTAAGCGCCCTGAAACTCCTCCTCCTCGCCGCGGCCAGCCTCCTCACCGCAGCCAGCGTGGCCCAAGCGGGGATCATCGGCTTCGTGGGCCTTGTCACCCCCCATGCCTTGCGGCGCCTTCTGGGGGAGGACTACCGGGTGCTTCTCCCGGCCAGCGCCCTGGGCGGGGCCGCCCTTTTGGCGCTGGCCGACCTCCTGGCCCGCACCCTCACGCGGCCCGCCGAGCTTCCTGTGGGCGTGGTGACCACCCTTCTGGGGGGGCCTTTTTTCCTCTACCTCCTTTGGAGGCGCCGTGGCCGGGCTTGAAGCCAGGGGCATCGTGGGGCCCTTTGCCCTAAGGGGGGTGGACCTCCTCGTGCGCCCGGGGGAGTGGGTGGCCCTCCTGGGGCCCAATGGCTCCGGCAAGAGCACCCTCCTTAGGGTGATGGCGGGGCTTCTTAGGCCCAAGGGGGGAGGGGTGTACCTGGAGGGAAAGCCCCTTAGGGCCTACGGGAGCTACGCCCGGGGCCGGCTCCTCGCCTACCTGCCCCAAGGGGGGCCGTACCCGGAGGGGCTCGTGGTGGAGGAGGTGGTGCGCCTGGGAAGGCTTCCCTACCTTGGCTTATGGGGTAGGGAAGGGGGGGAGGACCGGGAGGCGGTGGCCTGGGCCCTGGAGGTGGCGGGGGCGGCCCACCTAAGGGGCCGGTTTCTGGGCACCCTCTCTGGGGGCGAGAGGCAACGGGTCCTCCTGGCCCGCGCCCTGGCGGCGAGGCCCCGCTACCTCCTCCTGGACGAGCCCACCACCTACCTGGACCTGGCGCACCAGGCCGAGGTGGTGGCCCTCCTTAGGGGC encodes:
- a CDS encoding ABC transporter ATP-binding protein, which produces MAGLEARGIVGPFALRGVDLLVRPGEWVALLGPNGSGKSTLLRVMAGLLRPKGGGVYLEGKPLRAYGSYARGRLLAYLPQGGPYPEGLVVEEVVRLGRLPYLGLWGREGGEDREAVAWALEVAGAAHLRGRFLGTLSGGERQRVLLARALAARPRYLLLDEPTTYLDLAHQAEVVALLRGLAERGVGVLSVLHDPNQAALAHRVAVLRDGRLLSEGPPGAVLTEPLLRGLYGPRVRVALLEGRPHVYLDG
- a CDS encoding carbohydrate ABC transporter permease, with the protein product MRDRITAFLVLLPSLVAVGIFVYGFIGQNLYVSLTDWGKNPAQALAQRPELHFVGLANYRELFTGFVDVRFRQSAVNLIFFTFFFMAGSLGLGLLLAVALDQSPKGEGFFRTVFLFPMALSFVVTGTIWRWLLQPQGGVNVLPTLFGLPPLSFPWLTTREQVLVFDWNQLPFYTALVVGLVFLYVAYRAHREGERKRRLFALLSGGVLLLWAFAFGPRVHLLPYPEPHGFSLALVGVILAAVWQMSGYTMALYLAGLRGIPVEVLEAAKVDGASPWQTYRYVILPLLAPITLSAMIVLGHIALKIFDLIFAMAGLDYAPTDVPAIYMYLLAFRGNQFAKGAAIGILLLLLVALVVIPYLASQLRKEVRR
- a CDS encoding zinc-binding dehydrogenase, yielding MQAWVQEKLGAPLVLKEVEEPKPGPGEVLLEVEAVGLNFADHLLRLGAYLTRLHPPFIPGMEVVGRAGNGRYAALVGQGGLAERVAVPEAALLPVPEGLSPEEAAAYPVSFLTAYLALRRAGAKPGERVLVQAAAGALGTAAVQVARALGLRVVAAASRREKLALPLSLGAEVAATYEELPERVRALGGVDLVLEVRGKAIEESLALLKPQGRLVYIGAAEGEVAPIPPLRLMRRNLTVLGFWLAPLLGERPLVEEALGFLLPRLGKELKPMVGQVFPFAEAEAAFRALLDRSHTGKVVVRL
- a CDS encoding FecCD family ABC transporter permease, which translates into the protein MTLSLPLALRRSLVFAWLLGLLALALVLGLALGAVVVPPGEVVRALLGLEANPIVTELRLPRVLGGMLVGAALGVAGAAFQGLFRNPLADPYLMGAASGAAFGVTLLAVLLGGLSPAFAQHAVFQGLPLSATLFGFLGAVFATLLTLVLAGGVARTGELVLAGVVVGSVLTGLTTYLMLQDADRVRAVFAYTLGNLAFLGWPSVKALTLFLLLALPPLLLLGRVLNALQLGEEVAQSLGLPLSALKLLLLAAASLLTAASVAQAGIIGFVGLVTPHALRRLLGEDYRVLLPASALGGAALLALADLLARTLTRPAELPVGVVTTLLGGPFFLYLLWRRRGRA
- a CDS encoding carbohydrate ABC transporter permease, whose protein sequence is MGRALLYAFLLLMTAFFLLPVYLVILTALKEPAKITLDTVWYWPDPIYWESFRIAWEAFRPKFQNSLVLAISATLLSAMVGALNGYVLAKWPFPGANLLFALMLFGMFIPYQSVLIPLFQFVKAIGLYGTLLGLILVHVVYGIPIVTLIFKNYYSEIPDELVEAARIDGAGFFGVFRHVILPLSAPAFVVVAIWQFTQIWNEFLFAVTLTRPESQPITVALAQLAGGEAVKWNLPMAGAILAALPTLLVYIFLGRYFLRGLLAGSVKG
- a CDS encoding ABC transporter substrate-binding protein, producing the protein MRKWLWVLGMALGLSALAQTGKLEIFSWWAGDEGPALEALIRLYKQKYPGVEVINATVTGGAGVNAKAVLKTRMLGGDPPDTFQVHAGMELIGTWVVANRMEDLTSLFRQEGWLQAFPKGLIDLISYKGGIWSVPVNIHRSNVMWYIPAKLREWGVNPPRTWAEFLATCETLKRKGLQAPLALGENWTQQHLWESVALAMLGAEGWNNLWNGKLKFTDPKAVAVWETFGKVLDCANRDAAGLSWQQAVDRVVQGQAAFNIMGDWAAGYMATTLKLRPGTDFAWAPSPGTQGIFMMLSDSFGLPKGAKNRQNALNWLRLVGSKEGQDTFNPLKGSIAARLDSDPAKYNAYGQAAMRDWKSNRIVGSLVHGAVAPESFMSQFGTVMEIFLQTKSPQAAANAAQAIADQVGLGR
- a CDS encoding protoglobin domain-containing protein encodes the protein MTEKNLARFYQIAQEIWSQLPSQARFRPLEDGKVLSRYAPLMEGFTEEVVQGFYDTLFGHSATRRIFREGERPAREKTLRDWYLRTLRGPFNGQYFAWQALVGLVHVRRGVTNAMMAAMWNWLTEEVARRARAALPPEEARALEDAWRRLAFTVMALIAEEYLEAYLEALALAKGEDPRAFLEEAQEAAARLLEKLKPA
- a CDS encoding ROK family transcriptional regulator, translated to MRKGDAQEIRRLNRRAILAHLRRGPLTRADLSRLTGLAKSAVSRLVDELLKEGLLEEGTLTSPPLGRPGTLLHLRPGARFALGAEIGVEGTVLLALDWRGEVLWAREWAHPKEAGPEERFARLLQEALPQAHGALGLGFTLPGVVVGNKLLYAPNLGWRDLDLNPYLASFPLPALAENDAKASALSEVFFHGEENLAYLVLSTGLGVGVVSEGRLLRGTNGAAGEVGHWLGPEERPCACGRKGCLETELGLGALLRHHRALGGEAEGLEALLAKAQAGNPSAQAALAHLGEHLGKFLANLAVAYDPARVVVGGKAAELFPFLEAPLRRALAEHAFLETHRALPVQPSSYGHLAAAVGGASLFLARFFELGGLWAESPRRNGGRYEEVALGTRHGLGA
- a CDS encoding ABC transporter substrate-binding protein, with the protein product MKKLAAFLSVLLALAFAFPLTLTDDLGRQVTLKAAPKRIVSMLPSVTETVCALGACDRLVATDDYSDWPEGVKRLPKAGGLYNPNPELIVSLKPDLVLASRYGRLYETLERAGLTVFVVRTETYEDIFKTVRTLAQLLGLPAQGERLVAQIQREVYGEEARAAKAKARPRVYYEIDPTPYTVGPESFIGVLIQKARGVNIVPKELGLFPKIAPEFVVEKNPEVIVATYPGARETIQSRPGWSRVRAVQAGRICVFTGGEDNLLSRPGPRVAQGLRLLVDCFHGR